The DNA segment CGCCCCCCGCCGCCGCTGTCCGCccaagccccttcttcccctcctcctcttcctccgcggCGGGCTCCGCCTCCACTTCCGCGACCGCTACACCGTCGAGGATGTCGTACACCTCCCGGTCAAAGAACCCCGGCAGCCTCCTCTCCCTCCTGAGATCATTCCTCATCGTCCAAAACGACTCCTTTCCCTTCGCCTCCCACTCCTTTATCTTCTTAAAGTCGCCGGCGAGGTTGCTCCACCGCTTCCGGCACTGTACCGGCCCCCGGTCGACCCCATGCCGGCGGCAGTACGACGACACCGACGCCCACTTGGGTTCCACCGGCGACGCCGCCGCCCCCATCTCCCCGCTTCCGCCGCCGCCCCGCCCGGCTCCACGCCCTCTGCCCCGGCTCTCCACCACCCTCTTCCCCTGTATCAGCACCAGTATCTCCTGCCTCGTCCACCGCGGCAGACGGGGAGGCCgcgcccctcctcctcctcctcctcctgcgccGTCGTCGCCGTTGGAACCCGCCGTGTCGACGGCGTTGGCCATTAAGAATGGCCAAAAGCCGCAGGAGATCACAACGTCGTCGTAAAACCCACGTAAATGTTTAACGGAGAGTTAACGGAATTGGGAGGGCGCCGTTATGGAGGCTCCTTTAGGCGTCCATGGCATGTATACCcttaagaaggggaggaaggaaggGAGGGAGTCGAAGGAGAGAGAGGAAACAAAAAGGAAAGGAGTGGAATAGGGAGAAGGGAGGAGGGGAGGACTTGATTAGGTCCTAATTAAACGTGGCCCCTCATAATCCCTATCTATATCTATAGGTGCCATTAAATTAATGAATGATATTCTAATATCATTGCGGGTGTGTGTAAATAAATCCACACCATAAAGTGATATCTTTGCCACTAAAATAGGATGGTCAAGATATTGTGGGGATAGTCCATACAAGATTAAATACATGAAAGCTAAGGGGATATCTTTTTTCCTGTTTGGACGTTGATAAGGCACCATCACCACCACCCTCTTGTGTTTCCTTCTCGTAACGTGACCGTCTCCTTTATTCGAATCGTTTTGTAGGAGATGTTTTGGTGTGTAGTCATACTTAATGTATTCGTCTTTTACGCTACAATCAGTTTAATTGTGTATCTTAAGATTATgtcattttcttctcttctttttttaaaaaaaaattaatctatAAGCTTGAGTGTTATagtgaaataaaaattataattaccaTAAAAAGTTTAGAAAATAATAAGAaatgattaattatttttttaagtatATGTGAGTTAGCCTATTATTAAGGaaggaaaaaatatatgataattcttaataaattaaatttattggGCAAgtcaattaaaattttcaatgattTCGTCTCGCTCAAGTATAATTCATCATTTTTAGGATTTCGATAGAAGATCAGAGTCGATCAACAATTACGATTGGCTTATATGCTTGaaaaatattgatattattgAAAGCATTTGGGTAAATTAATTGTCTAAAcggataggaaaaaaaaaagaaatgatttgTGCGAgaaagatgaagaaaaaaaaaaaaaagtgatggcACACTCAACTTGAGCTGTTGACTTTTTCTGAAGCTAAACGGTGAACTTTGTATGCTGAACTAATTATCGATGCTGATTCGGAGAAAATGTCAAGGATAAGCATTGCGGAAACGTT comes from the Musa acuminata AAA Group cultivar baxijiao chromosome BXJ1-10, Cavendish_Baxijiao_AAA, whole genome shotgun sequence genome and includes:
- the LOC135595548 gene encoding trihelix transcription factor ASR3-like, translating into MANAVDTAGSNGDDGAGGGGGGGARPPRLPRWTRQEILVLIQGKRVVESRGRGRGAGRGGGGSGEMGAAASPVEPKWASVSSYCRRHGVDRGPVQCRKRWSNLAGDFKKIKEWEAKGKESFWTMRNDLRRERRLPGFFDREVYDILDGVAVAEVEAEPAAEEEEEGKKGLGRTAAAGGEEEEAVFDSGRTAAEDGLFSDFEEEKEAEDEDEDTAPPPQPVAAVPISEKKCESSQHWRSDEATAKDKPQAENPGKSSPSRGGQKRRRTSPDEAEDSDLQSRLIEVLERNSRMLTAQLEAQNMNCQLDRDQRKDQANGLLAVLGKLADALGRIADKL